Proteins from one Sabethes cyaneus chromosome 2, idSabCyanKW18_F2, whole genome shotgun sequence genomic window:
- the LOC128735333 gene encoding protein obstructor-E-like produces the protein MRLLGVLLSLVVYIVETTAETENPCDGLLSGILIDPDSCYKFVICYKEEPEFLTCPDGSIFSIDEIACVPGDQETCIEGYPEEPPNDQRPCRGIVLGRFPDPDSCTTYNSCIFGRQRKQSCREGYVFSQRTFLCLPGNPESCQVQLFPTTTTPAPESVKPIPADYCLRHEKPFGRLPHPQFCTRYVECLVWIPKEELCPNWMVFSDRLNICLPGDPNTCRTILGPGATTPEPNPPTTTLAPIPEDICPDKIVAVIPHPHHCHMFITCILGRPNVQQCLPYNVFSEKHSVCLPGDPTTCTIYWE, from the coding sequence ATGAGGTTACTCGGAGTTTTGTTGTCGCTAGTCGTCTACATTGTAGAAACAACCGCAGAAACAGAAAATCCGTGCGATGGTCTGCTTTCCGGAATACTAATTGACCCTGACAGTTGTTACAAGTTCGTAATCTGTTACAAAGAAGAACCAGAGTTTTTGACTTGTCCGGATGGATCAATTTTCTCCATCGATGAAATAGCTTGCGTCCCGGGTGATCAAGAGACATGCATCGAAGGATACCCAGAGGAACCTCCCAACGATCAGCGACCATGCCGTGGAATAGTATTGGGACGATTCCCTGATCCAGACAGTTGCACTACGTATAACAGTTGCATCTTTGGTCGACAGCGGAAACAGTCCTGCCGTGAAGGGTATGTGTTCTCGCAGAGAACATTTTTGTGTCTTCCAGGAAATCCAGAATCATGTCAGGTTCAGCTGTTTCCGACCACCACGACACCAGCGCCGGAGAGTGTTAAGCCTATTCCAGCGGATTATTGCTTGCGCCACGAAAAGCCTTTCGGACGATTACCACATCCGCAGTTCTGCACCAGATACGTCGAGTGCCTCGTGTGGATCCCCAAGGAGGAATTGTGTCCCAACTGGATGGTGTTCAGTGATCGGTTGAACATCTGTCTTCCCGGTGATCCAAACACGTGCCGAACGATTTTGGGTCCGGGGGCTACTACTCCGGAACCGAATCCACCGACTACAACGCTCGCACCGATTCCGGAGGATATTTGTCCGGACAAAATTGTTGCAGTGATTCCACATCCACACCACTGCCATATGTTTATCACCTGCATTTTAGGTAGACCCAATGTGCAACAGTGCCTACCGTACAATGTGTTTTCGGAGAAGCACTCCGTGTGTCTCCCCGGGGATCCGACCACTTGTACTATATACTGGGAGTAG